A section of the Kluyveromyces lactis strain NRRL Y-1140 chromosome F complete sequence genome encodes:
- a CDS encoding uncharacterized protein (no similarity), giving the protein MTPWSLPQFAFHLVTFLSIAFIASIFVLPFLTFSFVLSSATVGLSFASRTSFEIGLFFYDRFVILLQGQLRGMIDQLPSNQPAKEEKKVKAQQQGDELFTQQEQAAPSQTLGSTIPLQSIEESLLDST; this is encoded by the coding sequence ATGACGCCCTGGTCGTTACCGCAGTTTGCTTTCCATTTGGTGACATTCCTTTCAATTGCATTTATTGCCTCGATTTTTGTTCTTCCATTCCTCACATTTTCGTTCGTATTATCCTCAGCGACAGTCGGTCTATCATTCGCAAGCCGTACCTCGTTTGAAATTGGTTTGTTCTTTTACGATAGATTCGTTATACTCCTACAAGGACAGTTAAGAGGCATGATCGACCAGTTGCCATCAAACCAGCCTGCAAAAGAGgagaaaaaagtgaaagcTCAACAGCAGGGTGACGAATTATTCACACAACAGGAGCAAGCAGCACCTTCCCAGACTTTAGGGTCTACAATCCCATTACAATCCATTGAGGAGTCCTTATTGGATAGCACTTGA
- a CDS encoding uncharacterized protein (no similarity) has translation MSLTSEKFEEKFNEQFQQGMIDQFKCIQDSDFIHGSEYLDEYYDRIYDIYQRQLHAAAQQHPNIAAYVNKYYKMISNQVNQYIGTSA, from the coding sequence ATGTCATTAACGAGTGAGAAATTCGAAGAGAAGTTCAATGAGCAATTTCAGCAGGGTATGATTGACCAATTCAAATGTATCCAGGACAGCGACTTCATCCATGGATCAGAATACTTAGACGAATATTACGATAGGATATACGATATTTATCAGAGACAACTCCATGCTGCTGCGCAGCAACACCCGAACATTGCAGCTTACGTGAATAAATACTACAAGATGATCTCAAATCAAGTCAACCAATATATCGGCACTTCTGCCTGA
- a CDS encoding uncharacterized protein (some similarities with uniprot|Q03083 Saccharomyces cerevisiae YPL034W Hypothetical ORF) has protein sequence MRTQCVGTTQKGSQCRLKAIEGEKFCRHHSTQNNGTSIATKAPHMPHDAPECVGTTRKGSKCKLKAIEGGKFCRHHINQNNGTSSPTKTPYIPEDTPEYIYIYTYATLHENAVVEKKNRKEITWLVTDNSKMKPSKNQALILRNNRFDPWQHNKDEILIKIGMTRRSDVSKRINEWQKQCKRDIILITPEIVRQWIVSSTTKPKSINSMSNVIQKLCRLALNNHSNIVKHTTITSTTITDTGRSRNKSDRCFTENGFRCKDSGHVEREIHEWLWKEYGKGNIICEVCQKTHREWVKVPIGQMEYIVNTIDRICSDSFSLKRT, from the coding sequence ATGAGAACGCAATGCGTTGGTACTACACAAAAGGGATCACAATGCAGGCTAAAAGCCATAGAGGGTGAGAAGTTCTGTAGACATCATAGTACCCAAAACAACGGAACCTCTATTGCAACTAAAGCACCCCATATGCCGCATGATGCCCCAGAATGCGTTGGTACCACACGAAAGGGATCAAAATGCAAGCTAAAAGCCATAGAGGGTGGAAAGTTCTGTAGACATCATATTAACCAAAACAACGGAACCTCCAGCCCAACCAAAACACCCTATATACCGGAAGATACCCCAGAATACATCTACATATATACTTACGCAACGTTACATGAGAATGCTGTCgtggaaaagaagaatagGAAAGAGATTACATGGTTAGTAACCGACAATAGTAAGATGAAACCCAGTAAGAATCAAGCATTGATCCTACGTAACAACCGCTTCGATCCCTGGCAGCACAATAAAGACGAAATTCTGATCAAAATAGGTAtgacaagaagaagtgaTGTTTCTAAACGAATTAATGAATGGCAAAAACAGTGCAAACGAGACATTATACTAATAACGCCCGAAATAGTTCGTCAATGGATCGTCTCCTCCACTACAAAACCCAAGAGCATAAATTCAATGTCGAATGTCATTCAGAAGTTATGTCGTTTGGCATTAAACAACCACAGTAACATTGTAAAACATACTACTATCACCAGCACCACCATTACTGACACAGGCAGATCAAGAAATAAATCTGACAGATGCTTTACAGAAAACGGATTCCGCTGTAAAGATTCAGGTCACGTGGAGCGAGAAATCCATGAATGGCTGTGGAAAGAGTACGGGAAGGGTAACATCATCTGCGAAGTGTGTCAAAAAACACACAGAGAATGGGTAAAAGTTCCGATCGGACAGATGGAATATATTGTAAATACCATCGACCGCATTTGTTCTGATAGTTTTTCTCTAAAACGGACTTGA
- a CDS encoding carboxymethylenebutenolidase (similar to uniprot|Q07505 Saccharomyces cerevisiae YDL086W Hypothetical ORF), with protein sequence MLIEQCHQDLPTSFDSEIRIHIVKPTVKGYPNAKFPAVLVFSEIYQVTGPVLRFAQTIAAEGYIAILPSSYHNFVDSTPLAYDTEGTDLGNKFKIEKPLESYDEDVTLCLDVLENLPQWNGRVGATGMCLGGHLAFRAQLDSRIKATTCFFPTDIHSHSLGLGKNDDSLEKVTANWKKDQECFLIFGTKDTHVPWEGRDQIRNAVKDKSVTFLEINGAQHAFIRDEFSKGRFDSAVTKACLGFMFELFDRKLKSELGEFVDDNAPVEHVC encoded by the coding sequence ATGCTTATCGAACAGTGTCACCAGGATTTACCAACATCTTTCGATTCTGAAATCAGAATACATATCGTGAAGCCTACCGTTAAGGGCTATCCAAATGCTAAATTCCCTGCTGTGTTAGTCTTCTCTGAAATTTATCAGGTTACTGGACCTGTTTTGAGATTCGCTCAAACGATTGCTGCAGAAGGTTACATTGCCATTTTACCATCTTCATACCATAATTTTGTAGATTCTACACCCTTGGCGTATGATACTGAGGGTACTGATCTAGGTAACAAATTCAAGATTGAAAAACCCTTAGAATCgtatgatgaagatgttacGTTGTGCCTTGATGTACTAGAAAACCTACCACAATGGAATGGAAGAGTTGGTGCAACTGGCATGTGCTTAGGTGGACATTTGGCCTTCAGAGCTCAACTTGACTCCAGAATCAAGGCTACAACATGTTTCTTCCCCACTGATATTCACTCTCACTCTTTAGGTTTGGGCAAGAATGACGATTCATTGGAAAAGGTTACAgccaattggaaaaaggACCAGGAatgtttcttgatttttGGTACCAAAGATACTCATGTGCCATGGGAAGGCAGAGATCAAATTAGAAATGCAGTGAAGGATAAGTCTGTCACATTTTTAGAAATCAACGGTGCTCAACATGCATTTATCAGAGACGAATTCAGCAAGGGGAGATTCGATTCCGCAGTGACAAAAGCATGTTTGGGTTTTATGTTTGAGTTATTTGATAGAAAGTTGAAGAGTGAACTAGGAGAGTTCGTTGACGACAATGCGCCTGTCGAGCATGTTTGTTAG
- the TIF34 gene encoding translation initiation factor eIF3 subunit i (similar to uniprot|P40217 Saccharomyces cerevisiae YMR146C TIF34 Subunit of the core complex of translation initiation factor 3(eIF3) which is essential for translation), whose protein sequence is MRPIVLKGHERPLTQVKFNRDGDLVFACSKDSVASIWYAINGERLGTLDDHSGTIWSIDVDESTTYALTGGADFCFKIWKVATGVAVHSVSTRSPVLRVEFSPDGSKLLIVLDAVMGHIGSIVVYSLIRNENGEIVNVKEEPDYEITTIEQATKVFVASWSYNGKYIIAGHEDGQISAYYGENGEFVQAKKIHEKSIKDIQFSPDRTYFITSSRDSVASLVDVDTFEVLKTYKADCPLNSASITPLKEFVILGGGQDAKDVTTTSAREGKFEARIYHKVFQDEIGRVKGHFGPLNYVAVSPTGTSYASGGEDGYIRLHHFDKSYFDFKYDVEKTFEVERRQQLQKQE, encoded by the coding sequence atgaGACCAATTGTTTTGAAGGGTCATGAACGTCCATTAACGCAAGTTAAGTTCAACCGTGATGGTGACTTAGTTTTTGCTTGCTCCAAAGATAGTGTTGCCTCTATCTGGTACGCTATCAACGGTGAAAGATTAGGTACTCTAGATGATCATTCTGGTACTATCTGGTCtattgatgttgatgaaagcACAACTTATGCGTTGACTGGTGGTGCtgatttctgtttcaagATCTGGAAAGTTGCTACAGGTGTAGCAGTCCATTCTGTCTCTACCAGAAGTCCAGTTTTGAGAGTCGAATTTTCTCCAGACGGTAGCAAACTTTTGATTGTACTTGATGCCGTTATGGGTCACATTGGTTCCATTGTTGTTTACTCTTTGATCAGAAACGAAAACGGTGAAATCGTGAATGTGAAGGAGGAACCAGACTACGAAATTACAACCATCGAGCAAGCTACCAAGGTGTTCGTTGCATCTTGGTCCTACAATGGTAAGTACATCATAGCAGGTCATGAAGATGGTCAAATCAGTGCTTACTACGGTGAAAACGGGGAATTCGTTCAAGCAAAGAAGATCCACGAAAAGAGCATCAAAGATATCCAATTCTCTCCAGACAGAACTTACTTTATCACTTCATCCAGAGACAGTGTCGCTTCTTTGGTGGATGTCGACACTTTTGAAGTTCTAAAAACATACAAGGCTGATTGTCCATTAAATAGTGCATCTATTACTCCTCTCAAAGAATTTGTAATCTTGGGTGGTGGTCAAGATGCTAAGGATGTCACAACTACTAGTGCTCGTGAAGGTAAGTTCGAAGCCAGAATTTACCACAAGGTATTCCAAGATGAAATTGGCAGAGTTAAGGGTCATTTCGGTCCTTTGAATTACGTCGCCGTTTCTCCAACTGGTACATCATATGCATCTGGCGGTGAAGATGGTTACATCCGTTTACATCATTTCGATAAATCATACTTCGATTTCAAATACGACGTGGAAAAGACATTTGAAGTGGAAAGAAGGCAACAACTGCAAAAGCAAGAATAA
- a CDS encoding uncharacterized protein (similar to uniprot|Q3E7B7 Saccharomyces cerevisiae YDL085C-A) has translation MARGNQRELARQKNLKKQQESGKNQKKQGDPKKRMESDAEILRQKQQAANERKEKERLEKLAAEKRR, from the coding sequence ATGGCAAGAGGCAATCAGCGTGAGCTGGCAAGACAGAAGAACCTTaaaaaacaacaagaaagcggtaaaaaccaaaagaaacaaggtGATCCCAAGAAACGTATGGAATCCGATGCAGAAATCCTGAGGCAAAAACAACAAGCTgcaaatgaaagaaaggaaaaggaaagacTTGAGAAACTGGCAGCAGAGAAGAGAAGGTAA
- the CCC2 gene encoding Cu(2+)-transporting P-type ATPase CCC2 (similar to uniprot|P38995 Saccharomyces cerevisiae YDR270W CCC2 copper-transporting P-type ATPase with similarity to human Menkes and Wilsons genes; Cu(2+)-transporting ATPase) has product MADTQALISVQGMTCGACVKTVQTQVGNVDGVTECEVSLLTEECHVLFDKGRTTTSEILETIDECGFDGSLISEEPLDYDVTTTEQISGILLVSGMTCGACVKTVTGQVLKLSGVLECDVSLVTEECKVKFDPHFTSMAEIAECIDDCGFDAKVISENSSSVPSNEKRLCLKIFGMLSESDRADIESKVSELKGVISIDTSLQSEEATVIHDANEIGNRDIIDCIEEMGFQTFISNTLDNSTQLSLLSKTKEIQFWKKNCIRGGISSILIMGLYMCVPMLFPAVLTHFPFVQTPIIGLFYRDIIGIIITTYVQIYVGSYFYKAAWISLKHGSGTMDTLIGLSTVCAYIFSCYSIISSIYHKSTKMPKVIFDTAVMLLTFISLGKLLENKAKSETSTAMSKLISLTPSSCSIVLPDGSTREISVELLQPNDIVEVVPGMKIPADGVVIRNETEVDESLITGESMLVEKIVGSQVIGGSVNGPGHFYFRAIRVGEDTKLANIIATMKKAQLSKAPIQKYADKMAGIFVPFVISLSAITFITWMLVSYTMKTPPLIFNSENGKFFMCMQMSISVIIVACPCALGLAAPTAIMVGTGVGASHGVLIKGGDVLEKCSALQTFLFDKTGTLTTGRMSVENFINYNSDVSDLHWKMISLCESIGEHPVAKAIVNYADSHVNKSSIFDLDLSNEEVLIGKGISCNITDKNTSKIHTITIGNKKLFPDESLSDIASSTLTESYVSIDGSLVGKFEISDRVKEDAHFVVEYLQNLGIKCCMVTGDAHQSALKVAQQLGISANDVFSEVTPEQKRDIVIQLQNNGTERVAFVGDGINDSPALVEADLGISISSGTDIAIEAADIVILDSDNKNNSLKGLVYALDIARKTFYRVKLNFFWAVCYNTFMIPIAMGLLAPWGITLHPMLSSAAMALSSVSVVCSSLMLKRWTPPSLNIKSMEASGGLSWLRFGRNSNRGDDIELQERLM; this is encoded by the coding sequence ATGGCAGACACTCAAGCTTTGATTTCCGTTCAGGGAATGACTTGCGGCGCCTGTGTCAAAACCGTTCAAACACAAGTTGGAAATGTTGATGGTGTCACTGAGTGTGAGGTGTCTTTGTTGACAGAAGAATGTCATGTCCTTTTTGATAAAGGACGTACTACCACATCTGaaatattggaaacaaTAGATGAGTGTGGGTTTGATGGTAGCTTAATTTCTGAGGAACCGCTAGATTACGATGTGACAACAACTGAACAAATTTCAGGGATTCTTCTCGTTAGCGGTATGACGTGTGGTGCTTGCGTGAAAACTGTCACTGGTCAAGTATTGAAACTAAGCGGTGTATTGGAATGTGACGTATCTTTAGTTACAGAAGAGTGCAAAGTTAAGTTCGATCCCCATTTCACTTCGATGGCTGAAATTGCCGAATGTATTGATGATTGTGGGTTTGATGCCAAAGTCATTAGTGAGAACTCAAGCTCTGTACCTAGCAACGAAAAGCGTTTGTGCTTAAAAATATTCGGTATGTTGTCTGAATCGGATAGGGCCGATATCGAGTCAAAAGTTTCTGAGTTGAAAGGTGTGATATCTATCGATACTTCATTGCAAAGTGAAGAGGCAACAGTCATCCATGATGCTAACGAGATCGGAAACCGTGATATCATAGACTGTATCGAAGAGATGGGGTTTCAaacttttatttcaaatacaTTGGATAATTCTACACAATTATCATTACTCTCTAAAACTAAAGAAATCCAATTctggaagaagaattgtATAAGAGGTggtatttcttctattcTAATAATGGGGTTGTACATGTGTGTACCGATGCTGTTCCCAGCTGTGTTGACTCATTTCCCATTCGTACAAACACCAATTATTGGCTTGTTTTATAGAGATATCATCGGAATTATCATTACTACCTACGTTCAAATCTATGTTGGTTCCTATTTTTATAAAGCTGCATGGATCTCTTTGAAACATGGCTCAGGTACAATGGACACTTTGATCGGTCTTTCTACTGTTTGTgcatatattttttcatgcTATTCCATAATTTCTAGCATTTACCATAAATCGACAAAAATGCCAAAAGTCATCTTTGACACCGCTGTCATGCTTCTCACATTTATTTCTTTGGGCAAATTACTCGAAAATAAAGCGAAATCGGAAACTTCAACTGCAATGAGTAAACTCATCTCTTTGACCCCGTCCTCCTGTTCCATAGTTTTACCAGATGGCTCTACCAGGGAAATATCAGTTGAATTGTTACAACCAAATGATATCGTAGAAGTCGTACCAGGAATGAAAATACCAGCTGATGGTGTTGTTATTCGTAATGAAACTGAAGTTGACGAATCGCTAATCACAGGTGAATCGATGTTGGTGGAAAAAATCGTCGGATCTCAAGTCATCGGGGGGAGTGTCAATGGACCTGGTCATTTCTACTTCAGAGCTATTCGTGTCGGAGAAGATACAAAATTAGCGAACATTATCGCAACGATGAAAAAGGCACAGTTATCTAAAGCTCCTATTCAAAAATACGCTGATAAGATGGCGGGCATATTTGTCCCGTTTGTGATATCACTATCAGCAATAACATTTATAACTTGGATGCTTGTGAGTTACACGATGAAGACTCCTCCTCTCATCTTTAACAGTGAAAATGGCAAATTCTTCATGTGCATGCAAATGTCTATTTCTGTAATTATTGTTGCATGTCCTTGTGCATTGGGTCTAGCGGCACCTACGGCGATTATGGTTGGTACTGGTGTAGGTGCTAGTCATGGTGTTCTCATCAAAGGTGGTGATGTTTTGGAGAAGTGTAGTGCTCTACAGACGTTTTTGTTCGATAAGACAGGTACCCTCACGACGGGGCGGATGAGTGTAGAAAATTTCATTAATTATAACAGTGATGTATCTGATTTACACTGGAAGATGATTTCATTGTGTGAATCAATAGGAGAACATCCAGTTGCAAAAGCTATTGTCAATTATGCTGATTCCCACGTAAATAAATCAAGCATTTTCGATTTGGATTTATCGAATGAGGAAGTTCTCATTGGAAAGGGAATTTCCTGTAACATCACAGATAAAAATACTTCTAAAATCCATACAATAACCATAGGTaacaagaaattatttCCCGATGAGAGTTTGAGTGATATCGCTTCTTCTACTTTAACAGAATCTTATGTTTCCATCGATGGTAGTTTAGTCGgcaaatttgaaatatctgaCAGGGTCAAAGAAGACGCACATTTTGTTGTAGAATATTTACAAAATTTGGGCATTAAATGCTGCATGGTCACAGGAGATGCGCATCAATCTGCTCTGAAAGTGGCACAACAACTTGGCATATCCGCTAATGATGTCTTCAGTGAAGTCACTCCTGAGCAGAAACGTGATATTGTCATTCAACTCCAAAACAACGGTACAGAGAGGGTTGCCTTTGTCGGAGATGGTATTAATGATTCTCCGGCTTTGGTTGAGGCAGATCTAGGAATTTCGATATCTTCTGGTACTGATATTGCAATCGAAGCTGCCGATATCGTTATTCTTGATTCGgataataaaaataatTCGTTAAAAGGTTTGGTTTATGCACTTGATATTGCGCGTAAAACATTCTATAGAGTGAAGctgaatttcttttggGCTGTCTGTTATAACACATTCATGATTCCCATTGCTATGGGTTTATTAGCTCCTTGGGGTATCACTTTACATCCAATGTTGTCTAGTGCTGCAATGGCTCTAAGTTCCGTGTCCGTGGTCTGCAGTTCGCTAATGTTGAAGAGGTGGACACCGCCTTCACTCAATATCAAATCAATGGAAGCTTCCGGTGGATTGTCATGGCTTAGATTTGGTAGAAACAGTAACAGAGgtgatgatattgaactTCAGGAAAGATTGATGTAA
- the RAT1 gene encoding ssRNA exonuclease RAT1 (similar to uniprot|Q02792 Saccharomyces cerevisiae YOR048C RAT1 Nuclear 5' to 3' single-stranded RNA exonuclease involved in RNA metabolism including rRNA and snRNA processing as well as mRNA transcription termination), with translation MGVPSFFRWLSRKYPKIISPVLEEYPVIEDGVQLPLDYSSANPNGELDNLYLDMNGIVHPCSHPENKPPPETEDEMLLAVFEYTNRVLNMARPRKVLMIAVDGVAPRAKMNQQRARRFRSARDAKLQNEAREQVLREREDYGETIDENVKSKKTWDSNAITPGTPFMDKLATALRYWTSFKLATDPGWKNLQIIISDATVPGEGEHKIMNFIRSQRADTQYNPNTTHCIYGLDADLIFLGLATHEPHFKILREDVFANNNYKKPKPQDMINLSEEEKQQLIQQDSEKPFLWLHISVLREYLSAELAIPHLSFQFDFERAIDDWVFMCFFCGNDFLPHLPCLDVRENSIDILVDIWKTVLPKTKTYLTCDGTLNLEPVEALLEQLGDRETDLFKKKYIQEVRKQEAHDRRKKLKSNPNVSQGKVDRNFMIPLENMPVYDVDGNAAEGSLNLSNKDFANMRKEINLANEGDGEAAKALKLKSEKNSGVVEFSSEELKNSVQLSKTANYDAATSLQEKLIAKKMAMRDEENAEELSLKRKSEDVDSAEKETSNEPEDDEADYDEDEGSTVPPAVIHTGIVKSGFIDTDESVRLYEPGYHDRYYQHKFHVPAKDIPALQKDVIRCYVEGISWVLLYYYQGCASWTWYYPYHYAPFAQDFKNIKNLDIHFDLGEPFLPYEQLMSVLPAASGHALPEIFRPLMSDPNSEIIDFYPEEFPVDMNGKKMAWQGIALLPFIDETRLLKTVREQYSKLSDSEKARNVRKKDALLISNKNVNYDLFMKNLYGENPVNVIEFRHFKSGLSGFVTQAEEGFELNSKLICPINGGGLPDLSTNLFLKLSYTQPVVAGRCKSLVLNGYIPPQPMLTPQDRDCIIYKYSNRWNPSMMKYNIVPVGPSGITQYQPRVGGYRSFFFHKEQTAYAQQPQQNREYMHSQQRQPQGSRYQQSRYNNGNYNNSNNGYSDNNNGNTGKYNRHYNNSRGNSNRYSNSNDRRREFRR, from the coding sequence ATGGGTGTTCCGTCCTTTTTTCGTTGGTTGTCTAGGAAATATCCTAAAATCATTTCTCCTGTGTTGGAAGAATATCCAGTTATCGAAGATGGTGTTCAACTACCGCTTGATTACTCTTCGGCCAATCCCAATGGTGAGTTGGATAACCTTTATCTCGATATGAATGGTATTGTTCACCCTTGTTCACATCCGGAGAATAAGCCACCACCTGAAACAGAGGATGAAATGCTTCTTGCTGTGTTTGAGTACACAAATCGCGTTTTGAATATGGCCAGACCAAGAAAAGTCTTGATGATAGCGGTTGATGGTGTTGCACCAAGAGCGAAGATGAATCAACAGAGAGCACGTAGGTTTCGTAGTGCAAGGGATGCAAAACTCCAAAATGAAGCCAGAGAGCAAGTATTACGAGAAAGAGAGGACTATGGTGAGACgattgatgaaaatgtcaaaagTAAAAAGACATGGGATTCAAACGCAATTACTCCAGGTACCCCATTTATGGATAAACTAGCTACAGCTTTAAGATATTGGACAAGTTTCAAGTTAGCAACTGATCCCGGGTGGAAAAATTTACAAATTATTATAAGTGACGCTACTGTTCCAGGTGAAGGTGAACATAAAATAATGAATTTCATTAGATCTCAAAGAGCAGACACTCAATATAATCCAAATACAACACATTGTATATATGGGTTAGATGcagatttgatctttttgGGACTAGCAACCCACGAACctcatttcaaaatattaagAGAGGATGTGTTCGCCAATAACAACTATAAAAAACCAAAGCCTCAAGATATGATAAATttatctgaagaagagaaacaaCAGCTTATTCAACAAGATTCAGAAAAGCCATTCTTATGGCTCCATATCAGCGTTTTAAGAGAATATCTTTCAGCAGAATTAGCGATTCCACATTTATCGTTCcagtttgattttgaacGAGCAATCGACGATTGGGTTTTCATGTGTTTCTTCTGTGGTAATGATTTCCTACCGCATTTACCTTGTCTTGATGTGAGAGAGAATAGCATTGACATTTTGGTGGATATATGGAAGACTGTGTTGCCCAAAACAAAAACCTACCTAACATGTGATGGTACACTCAATTTGGAACCTGTAGAAGCTTTACTTGAACAATTAGGAGACCGTGAAAcagatcttttcaaaaagaaatacattCAGGAAGTTCGTAAGCAAGAGGCTCATGATAGGcgaaagaaattgaaaagtaaCCCCAATGTTTCCCAGGGCAAGGTCGACAGAAATTTTATGATTCCGTTGGAGAATATGCCGGTCTATGATGTTGATGGCAACGCCGCTGAAGgctctttgaatttgtcTAATAAGGATTTCGCTAATATGCGTAAAGAAATTAATTTGGCGAATGAAGGTGATGGCGAAGCAGCTAAAGCTTTGAAACTAAAAAGTGAGAAGAATAGCGGTGTGGTCGAGTTTTCATcggaagaattgaaaaatagCGTGCAACTGTCGAAGACTGCGAACTACGATGCTGCTACCAGCTTACAGGAGAAACTTATTGCTAAGAAGATGGCAATGAGAGATGAGGAAAATGCAGAAGAATTGTCGTTGAAACGGAAAAGTGAAGATGTTGACTCtgctgaaaaggaaacatcCAATGAACCTGAGGATGATGAGGCCGattatgatgaagacgaaggCTCTACTGTTCCACCAGCGGTCATCCACACCGGTATTGTAAAATCAGGGTTCATTGACACCGATGAGTCGGTTAGACTTTACGAACCTGGATATCATGATCGTTACTATCAACATAAATTCCATGTTCCAGCAAAAGATATTCCAGCTCTGCAAAAGGATGTGATTAGGTGCTATGTGGAAGGTATTTCATGGGttttattatattattatcagGGATGTGCGTCTTGGACTTGGTACTATCCATACCATTATGCTCCTTTTGCTCAggatttcaagaatataAAAAATCTAGATATTCACTTTGATCTTGGTGAACCATTCTTACCATACGAACAGTTAATGAGTGTTTTACCAGCAGCATCAGGCCACGCACTACCCGAAATATTCAGACCATTAATGTCAGATCCAAACTCTGAGATTATAGATTTCTATCCTGAAGAATTCCCAGTGGATATGAATGGTAAAAAGATGGCTTGGCAGGGTATTGCACTATTGCCATTTATAGATGAAACACGTTTACTGAAAACAGTTCGAGAACAATATTCTAAGCTTTCTGATTCAGAAAAGGCAAGAAATGTTAGGAAGAAGGATGCACTTTTGATCAGCAACAAGAATGTGAATTACGACCTGTTTATGAAGAATTTATATGGAGAAAACCCCGTTAACGTGATAGAGTTTAGACATTTCAAATCTGGTTTAAGTGGATTCGTAACACAAGCTGAAGAAGGGTTTGAACTAAACTCCAAGCTGATATGTCCTATTAATGGGGGTGGTTTGCCAGATTTGAGTACAAATTTATTCCTAAAACTTTCGTATACGCAGCCTGTGGTTGCGGGTAGATGTAAATCGTTAGTATTGAACGGATATATCCCACCTCAACCAATGCTTACCCCACAGGACCGAGACTGTATCATTTATAAATACAGTAACCGTTGGAATCCTTCCATGATGAAATACAACATTGTGCCTGTTGGCCCATCGGGGATTACCCAATATCAGCCCAGGGTTGGAGGTTAcagaagtttcttcttccataaAGAACAGACAGCTTATGCTCAACAACCGCAACAAAATAGAGAGTATATGCACTCGCAACAGAGACAGCCACAGGGCAGCAGATATCAACAGTCTAGGTATAATAATGGAAACTACAATAATAGTAACAACGGTTAttctgataataataatggtaATACCGGCAAATACAACCGTCA